A DNA window from Zingiber officinale cultivar Zhangliang chromosome 3A, Zo_v1.1, whole genome shotgun sequence contains the following coding sequences:
- the LOC122052348 gene encoding uncharacterized protein LOC122052348, whose product MERRTWPEIHRAAPRKLYGAAEAEIGSRVFPLPAPPVPSMPSVGTRRSTRVFVPKISSGVADVNASGRRGSRVLRSGKRLAVNKSTDGWQEDFGSGGAPLLLWGKVEEGDRNRLGFSAECEEQEAQMTNGVVVESVSQKLDDPEENLESLQAKKYAIVYERKRQRQLSDSAASSSSSVADATSHMNRRFGIVYVPKRHRKKSKVTPLPQTIEQTAAIFGVDFGLASRKPVVLRRGLRISTLAENFAKKVGIRENSLHTGVTDPVVLLLIAESSHANYSHLISRLIICMLKWMRGTTAPLVELVAFIFSGSFASIFSEQGVHILPLRGRRDNVVFTTPRFCRIYDIKQSIPIIWLDYLALASFFRSLHVSMLLRSLYLPHFILRYLKCSHLIPSAAAICQGNDSIARAKEDSLGIVFSGTSVMQSPEKSVNHDAYTSGSQNAITLSGFSKHSKKRSFSRYLRSRNLALMRMQAGPQFSRQSKLNDSGATFEGKQEGLQAVMKPVSIEIPDHGVEDLLSFIDESDASTPLSVPRHRKSVKKSPMEQNKELKYALAEVKQNIDSVHCRANVLVTDVDRCWREEGFEVMLELLGSQEWAIAVKFQGEAMYLHKSLDIRPCVVNRFTHAYMWAGDYRWKLEFLDRWDWLVFKELQMECCERNLQESSSRMIPVPVFEEVSGYEEGSDANFSRPDVYIKIEDDEVQRAISSKVARYDMDSGDEQWLTKHNSSIQHANVGPDNDISVDEFEKIIYAMEKDSYRNVDDVFDKEKALNHYQHFGKRERLLSIYDYWTRKRSKNHSALVREFQGQPLRPAQFIHKPVLRKKRSLKRKRSQTIKTKSEVLEQVHDGALRRVHEAENAAKRASEFALQLRSRAQILMSNAELAMYKSVMVLRIADFIEATSESKDPASVILD is encoded by the exons ATGGAACGTCGTACGTGGCCGGAGATCCATAGGGCTGCACCGAGGAAGTTGTACGGGGCAGCGGAGGCAGAGATCGGGTCTCGGGTGTTTCCCTTGCCGGCTCCGCCGGTTCCGTCCATGCCCTCAGTGGGGACCCGTCGATCGACGAGGGTGTTCGTTCCCAAAATATCCTCTGGAGTGGCGGATGTCAATGCCAGCGGACGCAGGGGCTCCAGGGTCCTCCGATCTGGGAAGCGGCTTGCGGTTAACAAGAGCACGGATGGGTGGCAGGAGGATTTTGGCAGCGGCGGAGCGCCCTTGCTCCTTTGGGGGAAGGTGGAAGAGGGGGACAGGAACCGCCTTGGATTTTCCGCTGAGTGCGAGGAGCAGGAAGCACAGATGACTAATGGTGTTGTGGTTGAGAGTGTGTCACAGAAGTTAGATGATCCAGAGGAAAATCTTGAATCTTTGCAAGCCAAAAAGTATGCAATTGTTTATGAGCGTAAGAGGCAGAGACAACTCTCAGATAGTGcggcatcatcatcttcttctgtCGCTGATGCGACTTCTCATATGAATAGAAGGTTTGGAATTGTGTATGTGCCTAAACGACACAGGAAGAAATCAAAGGTGACACCTTTGCCGCAAACAATCGAGCAAACTGCAGCAATTTTTGGCGTGGATTTTGGGTTGGCGTCAAGGAAACCAGTGGTTTTGAGAAGGGGGTTGAGAATTTCAACTTTGGCAGAGAATTTTGCAAAGAAGGTTGGCATTAGAGAAAACAGCTTGCACACTGGCGTCACTGATCCTGTGGTGCTCTTGCTTATTGCTGAATCCTCTCATGCTAATTATTCACATTTGATTTCAAGACTCATCATCTGCATGCTTAAATGGATGAGGGGAACTACTGCACCACTCGTGGAACTTGTTGCCTTCATATTCTCTGGGTCATTTGCTAGTATTTTCTCTGAGCAAGGAGTACATATATTACCTCTCAGGGGGCGACGTGAT AATGTTGTTTTCACAACTCCCAGGTTTTGTAGGATATATGATATTAAACAGTCTATACCAATAATCTGGCTTGACTATTTGGCACTAGCCTCATTCTTTAGGAGTTTGCATGTCAGTATGCTTCTACGTTCCCTTTATTTGCCTCACTTCATTTTGAGATATTTAAAGTGCTCCCATCTTATCCCTTCTGCTGCTGCCATTTGCCAAGGAAATGATTCTATTGCTCGTGCGAAAGAAGATTCTTTGGGAATTGTATTCTCTGGGACTAGTGTCATGCAGAGTCCTGAGAAAAGTGTTAATCATGATGCTTATACATCAGGTTCACAAAATGCAATTACATTGTCAGGTTTCAGTAAGCATAGCAAGAAGAGAAGCTTCTCTAGGTATCTCAGAAGTCGGAACTTGGCTTTAATGAGAATGCAAGCTGGTCCACAGTTTTCAAGGCAGTCCAAGTTGAATGACAGTGGTGCTACCTTTGAAGGGAAACAGGAAGGCCTCCAGGCAGTTATGAAACCTGTCTCTATTGAAATACCTGATCATGGTGTTGAGGACTTGCTCAGTTTCATAGATGAGAGTGATGCCTCTACTCCCCTCAGTGTTCCGAGACACAGGAAATCTGTCAAGAAGAGCCCCATGGAGCAGAACAAGGAACTGAAATACGCTTTAGCAGAGGTGAAGCAGAACATAGACTCTGTGCATTGCCGTGCAAATGTCCTAGTCACTGATGTTGACAGGTGTTGGAGAGAAGAAGGTTTTGAGGTCATGTTGGAGTTATTAGGCTCTCAGGAATGGGCTATAGCAGTTAAGTTTCAGGGTGAAGCAATGTATCTTCACAAATCTTTGGACATAAGGCCATGTGTTGTTAATCGGTTCACCCATGCTTATATGTGGGCTGGAGATTATAGGTGGAAGCTTGAATTTTTGGACAGGTGGGATTGGCTTGTATTCAAGGAATTGCAAATGGAGTGTTGTGAGCGCAACCTTCAAGAGTCTTCGTCTAGGATGATTCCAGTGCCTGTGTTCGAGGAGGTCTCTGGCTATGAGGAAGGTTCTGATGCAAATTTTTCACGACCTGATGTGTATATCAAAATTGAGGACGATGAAGTACAACGAGCTATATCGAGCAAAGTAGCTAGGTATGATATGGATTCTGGTGATGAGCAGTGGTTGACCAAGCATAATTCAAGTATTCAACATGCAAATGTTGGTCCAGATAATGATATTTCAGTAGATGAATTTGAGAAAATAATTTATGCAATGGAGAAGGATTCATACAGAAATGTGGATGATGTATTTGATAAAGAAAAGGCACTAAATCATTATCAGCATTTTGGAAAGAGAGAGAGGTTGCTTTCTATTTATGATTATTGGACAAGAAAGAGAAGCAAAAATCATTCTGCTTTGGTTAGAGAATTTCAG GGTCAACCTTTAAGGCCAGCACAGTTTATACATAAGCCTGTTCTCCGCAAAAAGAGATCACTCAAGAGGAAACGGAGTCAGACAATAAAAACAAAGTCAGAGGTTTTAGaacaag TACATGATGGGGCTTTGAGGAGAGTTCATGAAGCAGAAAATGCTGCAAAAAGGGCTTCAGAGTTTGCTCTCCAATTGCGAAGTAGAGCTcaaatcttgatgtcgaatgcTGAGCTTGCAATGTACAAATCAGTTATGGTTCTAAGAATTGCAGACTTCATCGAAGCTACTTCAGAAAGCAAAGATCCTGCTTCAGTGATTTTGGACTGA
- the LOC122052347 gene encoding V-type proton ATPase subunit a2-like translates to MGDYQRLNVHRERGCCPPMDLMRSEEMQLARIIIPVESGHHTLAYLGDLGLVQFKDLNADKSPFQRTYANQVFSSLPFFDILPSLLIVLEDWGMPFPVKYGHYLIEI, encoded by the exons ATGGGAGACTACCAGCGGCTCAACGTGCACCGGGAGCGCGGCTGCTGTCCTCCCATGGATCTGATGCGGTCGGAGGAGATGCAGCTTGCGCGGATAATCATACCTGTGGAATCTGGCCACCATACTCTCGCCTATCTGGGCGACCTCGGTCTCGTTCAATTCAAAGAC CTTAATGCAGATAAAAGTCCTTTCCAGCGAACATATGCAAACCAGgtattttcttctcttcctttttttgatATCTTGCCTTCACTATTAATTGTTTTAGAAGATTGGGGTATGCCTTTTCCAGTTAAATACGGGCATTACTTAATTGAAATATAA